The following proteins come from a genomic window of Halobaculum sp. MBLA0147:
- a CDS encoding M48 family metalloprotease, whose protein sequence is MVSRTRRRSLRVAATLGAALAATGLVAVGLAALLAPWFGALLPSGSLGVAALTLGLAAVLVVVQLGYVRSELLATVDATVVDRETYPDLHARLTRVAGLADAPVPDVAVVDSPVPNSCSVAGATGGTVVVSTGLLEELDDEELDAVLAHELAHLRNRDAVVLTLASFLPALVAGSYTPVASSRLDDLPATAQWTLGGLGLAVAYGLAVPSLPGGPLSLASLSTFVVGAVAVAVFGGVALGAAATLTVYLARSLAREREFGADRAAARLTGSPATLADVLERLADAGAPARDGRETAQTGPGGATEGHVAELCLLPHGFDAPSEDGPATREAGTVAERPTGPVRTTGDLLSSFALETRAHPPVERRLAALRALTDERARARGVETEA, encoded by the coding sequence ATGGTCTCCCGCACTCGCAGACGGTCGCTCCGCGTCGCCGCCACGCTCGGCGCCGCGTTGGCCGCCACCGGTCTCGTCGCGGTCGGACTCGCCGCGCTGTTGGCACCGTGGTTCGGTGCCCTCCTCCCGTCCGGCTCGCTCGGTGTCGCCGCATTGACGCTCGGCCTCGCGGCCGTCCTCGTCGTCGTCCAGCTCGGGTACGTCCGCTCGGAACTCCTCGCGACGGTCGACGCGACGGTCGTCGACCGCGAGACGTACCCCGACCTCCACGCGCGACTCACCCGCGTCGCGGGGCTCGCCGACGCCCCGGTCCCGGACGTGGCCGTCGTCGACTCGCCGGTCCCGAACAGCTGTTCCGTCGCCGGGGCGACCGGCGGGACGGTGGTCGTCTCGACCGGGCTCCTCGAGGAACTCGACGACGAGGAGTTGGACGCCGTCCTCGCACACGAACTGGCACACCTCCGCAACCGCGACGCCGTCGTCCTGACGCTGGCGTCGTTCCTCCCGGCGCTGGTCGCCGGCTCGTACACCCCGGTGGCGTCGTCGCGACTCGACGACCTCCCCGCGACGGCACAGTGGACGCTGGGTGGGCTGGGACTCGCGGTCGCCTACGGACTCGCCGTCCCCTCGCTCCCCGGTGGGCCGCTGTCGCTCGCCTCGCTGTCGACGTTCGTGGTCGGCGCGGTCGCCGTCGCCGTGTTCGGCGGCGTGGCACTCGGTGCCGCGGCGACGCTGACGGTGTACCTCGCGCGTTCGCTGGCGCGAGAACGCGAGTTCGGCGCCGACCGTGCCGCGGCCCGACTCACGGGGTCGCCCGCGACGCTGGCCGACGTACTCGAACGGCTCGCCGACGCCGGCGCTCCGGCACGCGACGGCCGCGAGACAGCCCAGACGGGCCCCGGTGGTGCGACGGAGGGTCACGTCGCGGAGCTGTGTCTCCTCCCGCACGGGTTCGACGCCCCCAGCGAAGACGGTCCCGCCACGAGGGAGGCGGGGACGGTCGCGGAGCGTCCCACCGGACCGGTGCGGACGACCGGCGACCTGCTCTCGTCGTTCGCGTTGGAGACGCGGGCACACCCACCCGTCGAGCGTCGTCTCGCCGCCCTCCGAGCGTTGACCGACGAGCGAGCGCGGGCCCGCGGCGTCGAGACGGAGGCCTGA
- a CDS encoding DUF4129 domain-containing protein, producing MGHDPARAATVGALALLLLLTAALFPVGGFGSYPAAEGTDTDGTGPAVDSGLLDSPSETTTPDDETETATPTATPTATPTPEPDDDGATGATTGDRPTIGAGLASEIGFVAGLLLLGTLFVVAFGSVVSVTATRMAAAVDDVPSGRLPRVRLFLAAIPRATVAVLVGTGSLGGTLGGRLRAALGRLGGGSLRRVGAVTRGLTGAVGTIVGGLARLSLPRLSLASLTGEVSLSRADTDESGGAGGSGGTGSVTASESAERPTAPSADAGGPTGGPTTVREAWSRFPAYVPGVDSVSTRTPGELARRGVAAGLPDDAVETLTDAFRRVRYAGGVDESRRRAALDAFEELRGVDTAERGDGDDSSDTDGGESS from the coding sequence ATGGGACACGACCCCGCTCGCGCCGCGACCGTCGGCGCGCTCGCCCTCCTCCTCCTCCTCACGGCGGCGTTGTTCCCCGTCGGGGGGTTCGGTAGCTACCCCGCCGCGGAGGGGACCGACACCGACGGAACCGGCCCGGCCGTAGACAGTGGACTGCTCGACTCCCCGAGCGAGACGACGACACCGGACGACGAGACGGAGACCGCCACGCCGACCGCGACGCCGACCGCAACGCCGACGCCCGAACCGGACGACGACGGGGCGACGGGGGCGACGACCGGCGACCGGCCGACGATCGGAGCCGGCTTGGCGTCCGAGATCGGCTTCGTCGCCGGACTCCTGTTGCTCGGGACGCTGTTCGTCGTCGCCTTCGGCAGCGTCGTGAGCGTCACGGCGACGCGGATGGCCGCCGCAGTCGACGACGTGCCGAGCGGTCGCCTGCCGCGCGTGCGTCTGTTCTTGGCCGCCATCCCCCGCGCGACGGTCGCGGTGCTCGTCGGGACGGGGAGTCTGGGCGGCACGCTCGGCGGTCGCCTGCGGGCCGCGCTCGGACGACTCGGCGGTGGATCGCTCCGGCGTGTCGGCGCGGTGACACGGGGACTGACGGGTGCCGTCGGTACGATCGTGGGCGGCCTCGCGCGGCTGTCGCTGCCGCGCCTCTCACTCGCGAGTCTCACCGGCGAGGTGTCGTTGTCTCGTGCAGACACGGACGAGAGCGGCGGCGCGGGTGGTAGTGGCGGCACCGGGTCGGTGACGGCGAGTGAGTCCGCGGAACGGCCGACGGCTCCGTCTGCCGACGCCGGCGGGCCGACGGGTGGGCCGACGACGGTCCGCGAGGCGTGGTCGCGGTTCCCGGCGTACGTGCCCGGTGTCGACAGCGTGTCGACGCGGACGCCCGGCGAGTTGGCTCGCCGCGGCGTCGCGGCCGGGCTCCCGGACGACGCGGTCGAGACGTTGACCGACGCCTTCCGTCGCGTCCGGTACGCCGGCGGCGTCGACGAGTCCCGCCGCCGTGCCGCGCTGGACGCCTTCGAGGAGCTCCGTGGCGTCGACACCGCCGAGCGAGGAGACGGCGACGATTCGTCGGACACCGACGGAGGTGAGTCGTCGTGA
- a CDS encoding DUF58 domain-containing protein gives MTLAERARYAPATLLAVGLAATGVVTGNPVVLFAAAIPLSLVAYGALVVAPPEDAVSVERTVTPDAPRAGERLAVSVTVTNDSESYLPDVRVVDGVPDQLAVLDGSPRAHCTLAPGESETVQYAVRAARGEYTFDPAGVTVRSLAGTAERRTATGPQTELRVPVGADPLPLDDRTATVGGRIETDDAGTGIAFHSSREYRPGDPINRVDWNRYASTGELSTVEFHEEQAATVVLVVDDRVSVRGVARPGELDAGERARRAAAELATALLNAGDRVGVAVKDAGGGFTPPRSEDSLEVSPTAYRHEEEGYLPPRGAGAAQETAVREYLDRRGEGRSDLPLRVDDFWFAGDLADYLPEDAQLVFCSPLADDDAVAAVETWLARGYPVTVLAPDPTGTGVGGRFATVERDERLDDLRRSDATVVEWDGRDTLDAAVARAEVSR, from the coding sequence ATGACGCTCGCCGAGCGGGCGCGGTACGCGCCGGCGACACTGCTCGCGGTCGGGCTGGCGGCGACCGGCGTCGTCACCGGGAACCCGGTCGTGTTGTTCGCGGCCGCCATCCCGCTGTCGCTCGTGGCGTACGGAGCCCTAGTGGTCGCACCACCCGAGGACGCCGTCAGCGTCGAACGGACGGTGACACCCGACGCGCCACGCGCCGGGGAACGACTGGCGGTCTCCGTGACCGTCACGAACGACTCGGAGAGCTACCTGCCAGACGTGCGCGTCGTCGACGGGGTGCCGGACCAGTTGGCCGTGCTCGACGGATCGCCGCGTGCCCACTGTACGCTCGCACCGGGCGAGTCGGAGACGGTGCAGTACGCGGTGCGGGCGGCACGCGGCGAGTACACCTTCGACCCCGCCGGCGTGACCGTTCGCTCGCTCGCCGGGACGGCCGAACGACGGACCGCGACGGGTCCACAGACGGAACTGCGGGTGCCGGTCGGTGCCGATCCACTCCCCTTGGACGACCGGACGGCGACGGTCGGCGGCCGGATCGAGACGGACGACGCCGGCACCGGCATCGCGTTCCACTCCAGTCGGGAGTACCGCCCCGGCGACCCGATCAACCGTGTGGACTGGAACCGCTACGCGTCGACGGGGGAGCTGTCGACCGTCGAGTTCCACGAGGAGCAGGCGGCGACGGTCGTGTTGGTCGTCGACGACCGGGTGAGTGTCCGGGGTGTCGCTCGGCCGGGTGAACTCGACGCCGGGGAGCGGGCACGACGTGCCGCCGCGGAACTCGCCACGGCACTGTTGAACGCGGGCGACCGCGTCGGCGTGGCGGTGAAAGACGCCGGTGGCGGGTTCACGCCGCCGCGCAGCGAGGACTCGCTGGAGGTGTCGCCGACGGCGTACCGTCACGAGGAGGAGGGGTACCTCCCACCACGTGGCGCCGGTGCCGCACAGGAGACGGCCGTCCGCGAGTACCTCGACCGCCGTGGAGAGGGCCGCAGTGACCTCCCGCTGCGCGTCGACGACTTCTGGTTCGCGGGGGATCTGGCAGACTACCTGCCGGAGGACGCACAACTCGTCTTCTGTTCGCCGCTCGCGGACGACGACGCCGTCGCCGCCGTAGAGACGTGGCTGGCCCGTGGCTACCCGGTCACCGTGCTCGCGCCGGACCCGACGGGGACCGGCGTCGGCGGACGGTTCGCGACCGTCGAGCGCGACGAGCGACTCGACGATCTGCGGCGGTCCGACGCGACCGTCGTCGAGTGGGACGGACGGGACACGCTCGACGCCGCCGTCGCTCGCGCGGAGGTGAGTCGATGA